AACATCATGTTCGAAAATCTCTCAACCTCGTAAAAAGAACACGCCGGCTCTGCAATCGTAGACAATCCTGCAATTCCCAATCAGCAATGATGCTGCAATAAAAGAAGCTACCACAGGAATAATGGACCAATTGAAGTCGACCGTTGCCAGTGGTGGAATAAGTCAACTTACATCGTATGTTCAGCGGAGGAAATACAGCAAACAATCCAATGATGAAACATCAGTGCAAGCGTTGCAAAAAATCTTGCATCGAAATTTGGCATCAGTCCTGAACAGGCAAATAGCATCGTACAATCTCTAATTCCAAAAGTAATGGGCGCCTTCGTTTCCAAAAACAAACGATCCCAATGATAAAAAGTTTTGATTTGAAAGATATCGTTGGTTCTCTTTTCAGGCGGAAAGGTGTTGATGATCTGATGGGTGGTTGAAGAAGATGTTTTAAAAGAGGTCAAGGTCAAGGTCAGAGGTCACGCTGTTTTGCCCAAGCACCGTGACCTCCTGACCTTTGACCTAGTTTCAATCCACCATCTCCCACTTCCCCTCCGGCCCAATAGTATAAGCCAATCCATTGCTCATAGTAAAAATTTCTTTTCCTGTAAGAGGATCCGTATGATTTGATTTTTCGTAGATGGTAATACCATTGTTCTCCCGACTGAGGTAATTTAGTAAAGCGGGCATAGTTGAGCGATATCGTGCAACCATTGTCCGTCTTCTTCTTTTACAAATGCCTGGCTCATGTTTTTGTTTTTAAAGTATAAATTTAAAAGATAGTATGCAAAATCAATCCATCGATTGTTAATTCTATTCATCATCTTTTCTCATGGTGTAAACGGACAAAATATCGATAATGTGACCTCACTTCGTGAAATCGGATCTGATAAAGGGGGTGAGGTTTTATTACGACAATGACTTTTTACGGCCCAGGATTATTATTACACACAAGGTATTAACCTCGAATTTCAATCACCCGGATTAAAAATAATCCTTTGAATTTTCTACTGGTAAAGGTTCATCCTTGCAAAGGGTATATGGTTTATCGATAGAGCATAATGTTTTTACGCCTTCTTCCATTCGTCATGATGAGATACTTTATGGCGATCATCCGTTCTCTGCATTTTTGCTTTTGAAATCTTACGTAAGATCATACGATTCCAAATCCGGAAGCGTAGTGAGTTCATCCATTTCTTTGGGTTTTATTGGTCCGGCGGCATTTGGCAAAGAGATGCAGACTTCTATACATACGTGGCTGGAGAATCTTTTACCTTTAGGTTGGGATCATCAGATCAGGAATGATTTTCTTTTGAACTACCAGTTGAATTATGAAAGAATGATCATTAAGGTTCCGGAAAATTTCACTTTGCAGGAGTTGGGACTGTTAATGCAGGTACATTGCGTGATGATGTTGCAGCCGGTCTGCAAATTAAATCAGGAAAGTTCTATGAAACTTCTGATAAAAAATCCACTATATTTTTGTTTGGAAAAAGTACTCTAAATTGTAATTTTTGCAATTCAACTTTGAGCAGTGGAATTTTCAATAAAAAAGCGAATATGTACTTTCTTCAGAAGAGATAAATTTATTTAAAGTGCAACATACCCTGGGAATTAATATCAAGATCAGAAAGTGGTTCTGGAATATTTTCAGTCTTATGTTTCGAAGGAGTTCATATCAGGATTAAGTCACAGGTTTGGGGGAATATCGATTGGCTATTGTTTCTGATCAACCTTGATTGCACTTGTGCTTCTAAATGTTGCTGCTTAATTTAACACTAAGATCACTAAGTTTTTGGCACAAGAGCATAAGTGAAGTTTCAATTATGTGTTCTTGTGACGAATTTTAGTGAACTTTGTGTTTATTTTTCAAACATACGAGATCACTAAAGTCAGCACAAGAGCACATCAGGTTGATTTAAGGGTAGCATCAGTGTTCTTGTGACAAATTTTAGTGAACTCCAATGAAAGAATTTATCCAAATTATTTAAAATTTATTATTTGATGGTGTCTTGTTAATTGCCGGAAAAAAACATGGCCCAGGCCTCGTGTGAAGCGTTTTTCTGGCAATTAATAAGATCAACAATCCATACCTAATTAGGTAAACTCCAATAAGCAGTCATCGTTTTGAAGCTGCAAGCATTTATTAATTGTAATAATAAAGGCCGCCTACTTGTGTGAGCAGTCTTCCATGAAGGCGCTGCAGTTCACTAATTGCGGTCACTTTATTTTGGATTGATCTGATTGTAATTTTATAATATATGGTCGCTTAAATTTTAATGTATAATAGATTCTTACCAATAATTTTCTTGCAACCCTTTACTATTATTTTCCTGTTACTTTTTTTTCCAACATGTCTTTTGTAATACTCAATTAATTCGGGATCTTCTAACTGCAGTCAGGCAGCTTCAATTATATACGAACGTAGAACTGATTGACATCGTTTGGTTAGTCCTCGTACTCTTAATTTGTCTCCTGATTGATATATGTTGAGTACTAATCCCATGTAACTACAGAATTCATCTACTCTCTTAAATCTATTGACATCTCCTATTTCGCATAGTAAAGCGATAGAAACAATCTTGCCTATGCCGAGAATAGTGTTCAATAATTTATAATTCTCCTTAGTGATTAGTTTGCACGTAGGATAACAATTGTTTTACTACTACTAAATATTCTTGCTGCAAAAGTCCAATCGACGTAACATGGAACCAAGACTTAGGCGATTAGTATTTGTATCCATTGGTATTGCTTGCAACCATTTTCTAAACGAAAGACTCCAATTTCCATTCTCGTATTCCTTTTCGATTTGAGTCCCGTTAAAAAAAAGAAGAGAACGAATATTGTTTTTTACAACCCTCAATTGTTTTACTAATTTATTTCGCTGACGAAACAAGTTTCGAAATCCTTGTTGTGCTCTGTCTGGTTGAAAGATTCCCTGTACTTCACCTTTGCTTAATTCGCGGGCTATTTTCCTGCAATCAACACGATCGGTTTTTCTTTGGGTGTCTTTATCGCTTCCGGGAATATCAACTGCATTTAATACCAAGCATTCAAAACCATACGATTTTAACTGTTCACTGATCCAGTAACCGCAGAAACCGGCTTCGTAAGCACATATAACTTGATAACTTGAAAAATTCTTTTGGATGTAATCGTACAAAATCTCAGGATTTGGTGGCTGAGTAAAGGTTTTGTGTTCAAATTCCTCCGTCCGCATACAAACTGACCATTGATTTTTGTGTACATCTAATCCAACATACAATTGATTGACTTTCTCAGAGAACATTTCTACATTTGTTTTCATAGCGTTGAGTTTATAAGTTTACAGCATTCAAGGTAGTACTTGAAAAGACTGTTTAAAAACCCTTTGGGTTCTCAACGTTTTTCTTTGCATAGATACTTGTGTTTGAAAAAAAGAGTTTATTTTTTTGCAACTAATTTCGAAATAACCATGAGCATGATCGATGGAATCCAGATATAAACAAACTCACTTTTCAATACTCTGATTCCCCATTCACTAAAAAAGCTATGGACGTTTACAGGTGAAACCTGTACAGGACGCCATGGAAAGAAATATCTGTTATTATCAAATGGAGAAAAGAAAGCAACTCCCAGTCCGCCGTTAGTAATTGCATCTAAAACTCCATGAGAAACGGTTGCAATAAAAAAGAAGACAACCAAGGTGTACCACGATCTTGAAAAATATTTTTCCGACCGGAAGAATAAAGTTGTGATCAGAAGTGAAAAGATAAGTGCAAATGGTATTGAATGAATAAATCCACGATGGCCCCAGAAAGATTCATAAGGGATTCCAAAATAAAAGCTCAATACATCGATGTCCGGAAAAATTGAGCAAAGCATTCCGAGTACTGCAATTTTGATTGAGTACTTTTTTAGTGTTGATTTGCCGATTGCAAAAGCTGCAAAGGCGTGAGAGAAGGCAGAGGCCATCTGATAATTAGTTTAGTACTTGTAAATATTGTCAGAAGAAAAAAATAGTTGACAAGAAAGAGGGGTATCTGTGCTGCATTTTATTTTCTCTTGTCAGGCTATTTTGTCTTCAGCAAATGAAACTTTTCAGAATCTCCGATTGTATCGCTTTTTGCAATGAGTTGGAATGAATTTTCCGAAACAGAAATATATTTTCCATTTGATGCCTTTAAAGCGAATGAATTTGTATCGACTTTTATAAGTGAAAAAGTTTCCCATATTAACATTGAAAATTCCTCTGCTCTGATTTCACCATTTTTGTATAGATTAGCTGAAATATACATATGATTTTGTGCAGAGATAGCACATAGATCATTTTGAAGTTTTTTAAATACAAAGATCTCCTTTTCACCAGGTCTCGAATTTTCGGCCAACAATTCGATCTTGTTTTCATCTGAACTCAATGTGAGATATCTTCCAGATTGTGATTGAATGTAAACCGAATCTTCACTCAGAAAGGAAGGATATACAGGTGAAGGTTCATATATACTATTCCGGCCAAGAACAGCTTCGCGGGCATCGATTTGTGTTGCAAGCTCATCGTACTCGGGTTTATAAGTTGTTTTTCCAAAGATCTTGAAATAAAGTTTTCTGTTGATCCCATCATATCGGAGAATTCTTTTTCGTATTGGTATGTCTGGAAAATATTCAGCACGACAAAAAAGATGGCTGATGAGAAGAATAAAATACGTACTAATCTCTTTTTGTTTCTGAAGTAGTTTACTGTAGATGCCAGTGGTAAAGCCATAATTGCATAACTATCGATCATACTTCTCATGCCGAAAGCTCCGCCATACCACCAACACCACCAGGAAAAAGTGATGTAGATATTCAGGAGAATAAATAGCCAGATTCCTGTCTGAATTTTTTTCAATTCATCTTTCAGTAAAAACAGACCGGCAAATGCAAAAAGCATCATTGGAGTGTAAAGCAGCCAGCCTTTTCTGAAACTGAAAAGTCCTTCTATAATTCGAGGTTGCGTAAAATAGAATCTTTCATTGTTGTAAGAATAGTATATAAAATGGCCTGTTGCAATTTTCCAATAAATAAATTGAGGAAGCCAGACTAGAAAGGCAGAAAAAATTATCAGTACGATCATAAAAAAGTTTTTTCTTAAAAAAGCCGCACGCGACCTTAAATCTTTCAGACCGGTTACGCCGTAAAGCGCAAAGAGTAATACAATGATAATGTCAGATGGCCGGATCAAAGAAATCAAGCCTGATGTAAGGCCAATTAAAAGGGAATTTTTTATTGTTGGAGTATGATTCCATTGTGTTGTATAGTAAAAGAAAATGGCGATCAGACAAAACAAATAAACATGTGGCATTGGCGCTGATTGTGAAGCGTAGCATAAAATATTCGTTCCTATTCCCAGAAACAAAATGGTAATGGCTATCGTTGAATCTGAAAATAAATAGTGTTGAAGAATTTTTTTCATGTAGTACATTCCCAGCAGTAAATAAAAAATAGTGCTCAACAAAAGGAGTGTTGTATATGGTTGCGAATATCCGTCAGCCGGATAGCCAAATGTTTGAGCTATTAGGTGAGCTAAAAAGAAAAACGGGGAGTAGAGGATAGACAATCCCATTGTCATTTTAATAACACTTTTTCCTTCGGGTGTCGGAACTGTCCAGATAACACAGTCTTTAGTTTCTTCAGTGCCATAGTGTTTTTCTGCCCGGATGTCATCATAAATAAATATCAAAGGAAGATATTCGTAATATGTTACAATATCGTACTTGATTACATCTTTGGTTTTCTGGAATCTATCAAAGCTGAAATTGATGATAAAGCAAGCGATCACGCTGACAAGAATTGCATATGACGAAATACTGGATTTCACTGTTACTGGTTTTTAAAATGGAAATCATAATGCGAATCTTAAACAAGAGACAAAGAGTTTACGTTTAACTCTTGTCGTCGGTGTTTAAATACTAAAATAAGTATTACTTTAAAACTTTTTTTTGTCAGTATTTATAATTTATGTAACTAATTTTTAAATCCTTCAATTCAGCAATTTCCTCTTTCGTAAAGACTTTTAACGATACTCTTTTGTTTTCAGCTGTCATTGTTGGTACTTCGTAATTGAAAACTCCTGTTTGCTCTGTATTTAAACCTTTTTCCTGAAAGTGAGTTAAGGGAACACTATGGCTATAAGCTATTTCACCACTAATCGTGTCCTTAACAGTTAGCTCAATGGAAGCATCTTCCTTCGGAGAAAAATTGTTTTTAAAACTGACCTGAATGATATTTGTTTTTTCGAAATCAAGGATCTGTGCTGCATTCTGAAAATATACTTCCACAGATGAATTGGATTTTGCCCGTTTGTCTCCGGTGGCTGATGTGTACAGTTGTTTAGTTTTCTCCTCTGAAAAAACAAATTCCTTTTTCCATACCATTCCATTGAATTGATGCTTTGTTTCCAAAAAGATCGTCCAGTATTTTTGTTTATCCATACTATCCCAATGAAGGATCTGCTTTTTATACTGAAGAGTCTGGATCAGATTCACCGGTATTGTGAGCAGTAACAATAGCACTGCCGGAATTATCACAAGTCGTTTTTTTGATTCGAGTAAAACTGCAAGTAAGATGCAGAACACTGTGTAAAAATCGATATACGCTCTTAATCCGTAGCTCATACCATAAAACCAGCTCCACCATGAAGAGAGTACATAAGTTAAAAAAAGAAAGAAAGCAGACCAGGTAATGAGTAAATAATATTTTTTCTTCTTTATATAAATGAACAATGCAAACAGCGACAAAAAAAGCACGGGTGTATAAATGAATAACCCTTTTCTGTAGCTGAATAAAATATCCATGAAAGCAGGCTCGAGAAAATTAAAGGACTCTGATTGATAAGAGTAAACTAACCATTCTCCCGTCTGCCAATGCCAGAAATAAAGTTGAATTGATACAACGATTAAAAATAATATTAAACCTTTGAATGTAAACCACAGATCTTTGAAGAGTCGCATAAAAAACCTTTGAGCTCTTCAGGTGAGCCTGCGAGAAAAAGGATAAAGAAAAGTATAAGAATATTCAATTGGCGAAGAATAAAAATCAATCCGAAAAACAAACATGCCCACAGAAAGTGACTTTGCTTTTTATCGGTAAAATATGCTTTCACAAAATACAAGAATGCAGTAATCGCAAAAAATGAATACACGTGACTAAATGAGGGGTCGTAATAAATGTAATTGATTATTGAGGTTGAAAAAACAACCAGACATTGGATCAGAAAAATATTCGTTCGCGATGTATTATAAAGTAGTAAGAGCTTTCGTAAGAAAACCAGGGCCAACAACAGATAAACGACTGCAGCATAAAAAACTGCTCTCTGATATGGTAATGTGAATCCATCGTTTGAAAATCCCTGTATGGGTGCAGTTAAATGGGCATAGACAAAAAACGGCAACATTAATGTCGCAGTTCCGCAAGGATATTTATTTAATTTATGGTCTTTATAAGAAATGTAAACCCCATTATTCCGGATCCGTTCAGAGGCGATAGAGTCTGTGGCTTTGGGCAGATCGCCATAGATCATTAAAGCAGGAAGGTAGTCGTAGTATCCATCTCCATCCGATTTTATGACCTTTGATTCATTTCCAAAATAATTATTGATAGATAATATAAGCGCAAAAATAATTAAGCCTTCGGGTAAAAGTCTTTTTAGTCTGTTTAGTAGATTCAAGTGATCGGTAGTTAGAGATTGTTCATGTAGGCTGCGAATATATTTAATCTTCCGGGGTTTTAATATAGTTTGCGAGAAGGAATTTTAACACTAAGACCACTAAGTTTTCAGCACAAGATCACAAAAGGCATATTGATTATGTGGAAACATGTTCTTGCGGCAACTTTTATTTCGCAAATATGCTTGAGATTTATTGGTATAATCACTAAAGTTTGTCACAATGGCATTTATAAGTGAAACGCCATTAGTGCTCTTGTGCTGAAAACTTAGTGACCTTAGTGTTAAATCATTGTTTTAAATTCCGAGACAACTTTTTCAATCTCTTCCCCCGTAGTAAATCTTCCTAATGAAAACCTTATAGAAGCATATGCATCCTTTTCTTTCAGGCCCATTGCAGTTAGTACATGTGATGGTTCCGGTAATGCTGAAGAACATGCGCTTCCTGTTGCCATGGCAATATTCGGAAGAGCCTTTATAATTTCATCTGCTTTTTTTCCCGGGAAAGTCAGATTGGATGTGTTTGGTAAACGGTGTTTGATATTACCATTGATCGATGCTCCTAGATCACAAAGTTCCTGTTCGAGGCGTGTTCTTAAAATTGAAATGGTTCCATTCATTTGCATAAATTCTTTTTTGGCCAGTTCGCAGGCTTTTGCAAAACCAACAATTCCCGGAACATTCAGTGTGCCGCTTCTGAGGTTGCGTTCATGTCCACCGCCATCGATCTGAGCGATGAGTGTAACACGTGGATTTTTCCTCCGCACATAAAGCATTCCTATTCCTTTCGGACCGTACATCTTATGAGCAGACAAACAAAGCAGATCAGCTTTCAATTCTGAAACATCGCTACGGATCTTTCCACCGGCCTGAGTTGCATCACAAAAAAGAATTGAATTTTTCGAATGAACGATGTCTGCAATCTGATCGATGGGGAGAATTATTCCGGTCTCATTATTTGCAAGCATAGCGCAAACAAGAATGGTATCGTTGCGAATACTCCGATCTAAAACGTTAAGGTCGAGCATGCCATCTTCAAGAACAGGAAGTACAGTGATCTCATGCCCAAGAGATTCAAGGTGTTTGCATGTATCCAGAACTGCTTTGTGTTCAGTGGCAAGTGTAATTATGTGTTTGCCTTTTGTAACATAGGCTTCAGCGACTCCTTTAATGGCAAGATTAATTGCTTCAGTAGAGCCTGAAGTAAAAACAATTTCATTTTCCTCTGCACCGATATAATCTGCAATAACAGAACGGGAATTTTTTACAGCTTCATCAGCTATCCAGCCATATGCATGTGAACGGCTTGCTGCATTCCCGAAATGCTGATTGAAGAAAGGAAGCATTGCCTCCAGAACCTCAGGATCGACGGGGGTTGTTGAATTATTGTCAAGATAAACGATAGAATCCTTCATTGGAATGAAACAATTTTCTTTACTTTGAACATATTTTCAAGCTAAATTCAATGCAAAGTACAACAACATCCCATCATCACCATCATCATAACGAAGAACATTTTGAGCAATCTGCCACGGTCCGTGACGTAGTCATTGGAATGGCCGACGGATTAACAGTTCCGTTTGCATTAGCAGCAGGATTGAGTAGTGCTGTTGCCAGTAATGAGATTATCATCACAGCAGGTTTTGCTGAGATCATTGCCGGATCAATTGCCATGGGATTAGGTGGTTACATGGCCGGAAAAACGGAGATTGAACACTATGATGCTGAATTGAAACGGGAATATTCAGAAGTTGAAACACATTATGAAGTAGAGCGCAAAGAAGTGAAAGATATTTTCGCAAGCTATGGACTTTCACCTGAATCACAGGACATCATCATGAATGAAATGGAGAAAGACAAAGACAAATGGGTCGACTTCATGATGAAATTTGAATTGGGATTAGAGAAACCGGATATTAACAGAGCCAGAATGAGTGCACGGAACATCGGTGTAGCTTATATTGTCGGTGGAACTGTACCGCTGATGGCTTACATTTTCACAGACACGCCGAATCAAGGACTTATTTATTCATCGATTATTACAGTGATCTGTTTATTGTTTTTCGGTTACTTCAAAAGCAAAGCAACAGGGCAGGACCCGAAGCAGGGAGCTTTCCGCACTACATTGATTGGTGTACTTGCAGCAGCAGCAGCATATTTTTTCGCTCACTTGTTTACAAATATTTGATCTATGAAAGCCTTAATCAGTTTCGGCGCAAAACAATTCTCCGTTGATTTAAGTGCTCCGATTGATCTGTCGATTCCCATTATGCAGGGAGAAAAAAATGTGAATGCATTTTACATTGCTCCCGTAACATACATCCCATTCCAGGCAGGAAGTTTTGTAGGCGATGTAAATCAGGGAGGTTCA
The sequence above is drawn from the Bacteroidota bacterium genome and encodes:
- a CDS encoding metal-dependent hydrolase, translated to MASAFSHAFAAFAIGKSTLKKYSIKIAVLGMLCSIFPDIDVLSFYFGIPYESFWGHRGFIHSIPFALIFSLLITTLFFRSEKYFSRSWYTLVVFFFIATVSHGVLDAITNGGLGVAFFSPFDNNRYFFPWRPVQVSPVNVHSFFSEWGIRVLKSEFVYIWIPSIMLMVISKLVAKK
- a CDS encoding DUF2219 family protein; the encoded protein is MQRVYGLSIEHNVFTPSSIRHDEILYGDHPFSAFLLLKSYVRSYDSKSGSVVSSSISLGFIGPAAFGKEMQTSIHTWLENLLPLGWDHQIRNDFLLNYQLNYERMIIKVPENFTLQELGLLMQVHCVMMLQPVCKLNQESSMKLLIKNPLYFCLEKVL
- a CDS encoding IS110 family transposase, which translates into the protein MNTILGIGKIVSIALLCEIGDVNRFKRVDEFCSYMGLVLNIYQSGDKLRVRGLTKRCQSVLRSYIIEAA
- a CDS encoding transposase, which codes for MKTNVEMFSEKVNQLYVGLDVHKNQWSVCMRTEEFEHKTFTQPPNPEILYDYIQKNFSSYQVICAYEAGFCGYWISEQLKSYGFECLVLNAVDIPGSDKDTQRKTDRVDCRKIARELSKGEVQGIFQPDRAQQGFRNLFRQRNKLVKQLRVVKNNIRSLLFFNGTQIEKEYENGNWSLSFRKWLQAIPMDTNTNRLSLGSMLRRLDFCSKNI
- a CDS encoding aminotransferase class V-fold PLP-dependent enzyme; translated protein: MKDSIVYLDNNSTTPVDPEVLEAMLPFFNQHFGNAASRSHAYGWIADEAVKNSRSVIADYIGAEENEIVFTSGSTEAINLAIKGVAEAYVTKGKHIITLATEHKAVLDTCKHLESLGHEITVLPVLEDGMLDLNVLDRSIRNDTILVCAMLANNETGIILPIDQIADIVHSKNSILFCDATQAGGKIRSDVSELKADLLCLSAHKMYGPKGIGMLYVRRKNPRVTLIAQIDGGGHERNLRSGTLNVPGIVGFAKACELAKKEFMQMNGTISILRTRLEQELCDLGASINGNIKHRLPNTSNLTFPGKKADEIIKALPNIAMATGSACSSALPEPSHVLTAMGLKEKDAYASIRFSLGRFTTGEEIEKVVSEFKTMI
- a CDS encoding VIT1/CCC1 transporter family protein, whose amino-acid sequence is MQSTTTSHHHHHHNEEHFEQSATVRDVVIGMADGLTVPFALAAGLSSAVASNEIIITAGFAEIIAGSIAMGLGGYMAGKTEIEHYDAELKREYSEVETHYEVERKEVKDIFASYGLSPESQDIIMNEMEKDKDKWVDFMMKFELGLEKPDINRARMSARNIGVAYIVGGTVPLMAYIFTDTPNQGLIYSSIITVICLLFFGYFKSKATGQDPKQGAFRTTLIGVLAAAAAYFFAHLFTNI